A single genomic interval of Arthrobacter globiformis harbors:
- a CDS encoding RNB domain-containing ribonuclease encodes MSHHRLSPSVHEQTNALEEALSALRTELELPGEFPEDVLKEAEAAIADRQFPALDLTGVDFLTIDPPSSTDLDQALFIERLGEGYRILYAIADVPSFVQPGGAIDAETRRRGQTFYAPDGRIPLHPEVISENAGSLLAGQLCSAFVWEFELDAAAEVASVLVRRAMVRSRAKLNYKGVQAELDAGTAPPMLQLLCEVGCKRVDLERARGGASLNMPEQEIVQLPDGGYRIVAVPQLPVEDWNAQISLMTGMAAASLMLNGKVGILRTMPAPDERSLSHFKRQTHALGKPWDGQESYGEYLRTLDPTDHRQLAILHAAGMLFRGAGYTHFDGTVPEDAVQSAIGTAYAHTTAPLRRLVDRFVLVICEALSNNRPVPAWAREALPSLPEIMAYSDQLAGRMERLALDTVEAALLINHIGQEFDAVVISGSKPAKNGNGNGAGSGNGNGNGKVNGKGTNGSGPSGVVQIAEPAVTARCAGEMEPGTRVRVRLVSSDIASREIHLELVS; translated from the coding sequence GTGTCACATCACCGTCTGTCGCCCAGCGTCCACGAGCAGACCAACGCGCTCGAGGAGGCATTGAGCGCGCTGCGGACGGAGCTGGAGCTTCCAGGGGAATTTCCCGAGGATGTGCTCAAGGAAGCTGAAGCCGCCATTGCGGACCGGCAGTTTCCGGCCCTGGACCTGACCGGGGTGGACTTCCTGACCATCGATCCGCCGTCGTCCACCGACCTTGACCAGGCGCTCTTCATCGAACGCCTCGGCGAGGGATACCGGATCCTCTATGCCATTGCAGACGTTCCGTCTTTCGTGCAGCCGGGCGGCGCGATCGACGCCGAAACCCGCCGCCGCGGGCAGACCTTCTACGCCCCCGACGGCCGCATTCCGCTGCATCCGGAGGTGATCAGTGAGAACGCCGGCAGCCTGCTCGCCGGGCAGCTGTGCTCCGCCTTCGTCTGGGAGTTCGAGCTCGACGCCGCCGCCGAGGTGGCGTCCGTGCTGGTGCGCCGGGCGATGGTGCGTAGCCGCGCCAAGCTCAACTACAAGGGGGTCCAGGCAGAACTGGATGCCGGCACGGCCCCTCCCATGCTGCAGCTCCTGTGCGAGGTCGGGTGCAAGCGGGTGGACTTGGAGCGTGCCCGCGGCGGGGCAAGCCTGAACATGCCGGAGCAGGAGATCGTCCAGCTTCCCGACGGCGGCTACCGCATCGTCGCAGTGCCGCAGCTTCCGGTGGAGGACTGGAACGCCCAGATCTCGCTCATGACCGGCATGGCCGCCGCCTCCCTGATGCTCAACGGCAAAGTGGGGATCCTGCGCACCATGCCGGCCCCGGATGAACGCTCGCTCAGCCACTTCAAGCGGCAGACCCACGCTCTGGGCAAACCGTGGGACGGGCAGGAAAGCTACGGCGAGTACCTGCGCACCCTCGACCCCACCGACCACCGGCAATTGGCCATCCTCCACGCGGCCGGAATGCTCTTCCGCGGAGCCGGGTACACGCACTTTGACGGGACCGTCCCGGAGGACGCGGTCCAGTCAGCCATCGGCACGGCGTACGCCCACACCACCGCCCCACTGCGCCGCCTCGTGGACAGGTTTGTCCTGGTCATTTGCGAGGCACTGAGCAACAACCGGCCGGTGCCGGCCTGGGCGCGGGAGGCGCTCCCCTCGCTGCCCGAAATCATGGCGTACTCAGACCAGCTGGCGGGAAGAATGGAACGGCTGGCCCTGGACACTGTGGAGGCCGCGCTGCTGATCAACCACATCGGGCAGGAGTTCGATGCCGTGGTGATCTCCGGGTCAAAGCCGGCCAAGAACGGGAACGGAAACGGAGCAGGCAGCGGAAACGGAAACGGGAACGGCAAGGTAAACGGGAAGGGGACCAACGGATCCGGCCCCTCCGGAGTGGTCCAGATCGCCGAACCGGCGGTAACGGCCAGGTGTGCCGGCGAAATGGAGCCCGGCACCAGGGTCCGGGTCCGGCTCGTCTCCTCGGACATCGCCTCCCGCGAGATCCACCTCGAACTCGTCAGCTGA
- a CDS encoding TetR/AcrR family transcriptional regulator: MVHHAPVDRTQAAQSNAGPVRASGQRSARLPRDERRAQLLAAAQEVFVANGYHGAAMDEIAETAHVSKPVLYQHFPSKRELYLALLDSHLEALTELMLGAMSSTTDNKERVQAVMRAYFRFIDSDDQAHRLVFESDLINDADVSSRLETFNKTFADAIARIIAEDTKLPLLEAQLLGRGLAGMAQVSARYWLETDGNLDLDVASDLIYRLAWRGISRFPKET; the protein is encoded by the coding sequence GTGGTTCATCATGCACCGGTTGATCGAACTCAGGCCGCGCAATCCAATGCCGGTCCGGTCCGCGCCTCCGGCCAGCGTTCTGCCAGGCTGCCGCGAGACGAGCGCCGGGCCCAGCTGCTGGCCGCAGCCCAGGAAGTTTTTGTCGCCAACGGATACCACGGCGCCGCGATGGACGAGATCGCGGAAACGGCCCACGTCAGCAAGCCTGTGCTCTACCAGCACTTCCCGTCGAAGCGTGAGCTGTACCTAGCCCTGCTCGACAGCCATCTCGAGGCACTGACCGAGCTCATGCTCGGAGCAATGAGCTCCACCACGGACAACAAGGAGCGCGTGCAGGCCGTCATGCGTGCCTATTTCCGTTTCATTGACAGCGACGACCAGGCACACCGGCTGGTGTTTGAATCCGACCTGATCAACGACGCCGATGTCAGCTCGCGCCTGGAGACGTTCAACAAGACCTTCGCCGACGCCATAGCGCGGATCATCGCCGAGGACACCAAGCTCCCCCTGCTGGAGGCCCAGCTGCTGGGACGTGGGCTTGCGGGCATGGCCCAGGTCAGCGCGCGCTACTGGCTCGAAACGGACGGGAACCTCGACCTCGATGTGGCCAGCGACCTGATTTACCGTTTAGCTTGGCGCGGAATCTCTCGCTTCCCTAAAGAGACCTAG
- a CDS encoding thiazole synthase, protein MIETTDSLVIDGVELTSRLIMGTGGAPSLDGLGAALLASGTQLTTVAMRRYSPAETGSLFQLLVDHKIRVLPNTAGCFTARDAVMTAELAREALETDWVKLEVIADEHTLLPDAVELVDATEQLVNRGFKVFAYTNDDPVLALRLETLGASAVMPLGAPIGTGLGILNPHNIELIVSRASVPVVLDAGIGTASDAALAMELGCDAVLLATAVTRAQNPALMAEAFKHAVIAGRLARAAGRIPRREHALASSAMEGRAEFL, encoded by the coding sequence ATGATTGAAACAACAGACAGCCTGGTCATTGACGGGGTGGAGCTGACTTCGCGGCTCATCATGGGCACCGGAGGCGCTCCAAGCCTGGACGGTCTCGGCGCAGCGCTGCTCGCGTCCGGCACCCAGCTGACCACAGTTGCGATGCGGCGCTACTCGCCTGCCGAAACCGGCTCGCTGTTCCAGCTGCTGGTGGACCACAAAATCCGCGTGCTTCCCAACACCGCCGGCTGCTTCACGGCCCGGGACGCTGTCATGACGGCGGAGCTGGCCCGTGAAGCGTTGGAGACCGATTGGGTCAAGCTCGAAGTCATAGCCGATGAGCACACGCTCCTGCCTGATGCCGTGGAGCTGGTGGACGCCACCGAGCAGCTGGTCAACCGGGGCTTCAAGGTCTTCGCCTACACCAATGACGATCCCGTTTTGGCGCTTCGGCTGGAGACCCTGGGTGCATCGGCCGTCATGCCGCTGGGAGCGCCGATCGGCACGGGCCTGGGCATCCTCAATCCGCACAACATCGAGCTGATCGTGTCACGGGCCTCCGTTCCCGTGGTCCTGGACGCAGGGATCGGCACGGCCTCGGACGCGGCCCTGGCAATGGAACTGGGTTGCGACGCCGTGCTGCTGGCCACGGCCGTGACCCGGGCCCAGAACCCCGCGCTGATGGCCGAGGCCTTCAAACACGCCGTGATCGCCGGTAGGCTGGCGCGTGCGGCCGGGCGGATCCCGCGCCGTGAGCATGCGTTGGCGTCGTCGGCCATGGAGGGCCGGGCGGAGTTCCTCTAA
- a CDS encoding cation transporter gives MSAVQLSLAPARRAVLNHRIRVFAAATITYNVIEAAAALWAGGVADSSALIGFGLDSVIEVTSALALSWQFSSKDPERREHLTLRIIALSFFALAAFVSVDAVRSLTGGGEAKHSTPGIVIAALSLAIMPVLSWLQRRAGRELGSKTAVADSKQTLLCTYLSAVLLIGLVLNSTLGWWWADAGAALVIAAIAVREGVNAWRGDVCCTVPQAVPGEDREASSEPAADGCCDSCKASEPAPAAQVLGLPLTRREN, from the coding sequence ATGAGCGCGGTGCAGCTGTCACTGGCGCCAGCGCGGCGGGCGGTCCTGAACCACCGTATCCGCGTCTTCGCGGCGGCGACGATCACCTACAACGTGATTGAAGCCGCGGCGGCGCTGTGGGCGGGCGGCGTCGCGGACTCCTCCGCGCTTATTGGTTTCGGGCTGGACTCGGTAATCGAGGTCACCTCCGCCCTTGCTTTGTCATGGCAGTTCTCCTCCAAGGACCCTGAGCGGCGAGAACACCTCACCCTGCGGATCATCGCCCTGTCCTTCTTCGCGCTGGCGGCCTTCGTCTCCGTTGACGCCGTCCGGTCCCTGACCGGCGGCGGGGAGGCCAAGCACTCGACCCCCGGGATCGTGATCGCCGCGCTGAGCCTGGCCATCATGCCTGTTCTGTCCTGGCTGCAGCGCCGGGCGGGCCGTGAGCTGGGCTCAAAGACAGCTGTCGCTGATTCCAAACAGACGCTCCTCTGCACCTACCTCTCCGCCGTCCTGTTGATCGGCCTCGTCCTGAACAGCACGCTGGGCTGGTGGTGGGCGGACGCCGGCGCCGCCCTTGTGATCGCGGCGATCGCCGTCCGTGAGGGTGTCAACGCGTGGCGCGGGGACGTGTGCTGCACTGTCCCGCAGGCGGTGCCCGGTGAAGACCGCGAAGCATCGTCTGAGCCTGCCGCGGACGGCTGCTGCGACAGCTGCAAGGCATCAGAACCAGCGCCTGCAGCACAGGTACTGGGCCTGCCGCTGACCCGCCGGGAAAACTAA
- a CDS encoding DUF3107 domain-containing protein produces the protein MEVKIGIQNVGREIVLESAQDADAVAKVVAEAIAKGSELRLNDEKGRQIIIPANVLGYVEIGAEEVRRVGFGAL, from the coding sequence GTGGAAGTAAAGATCGGCATTCAGAACGTCGGCCGTGAAATTGTGCTGGAATCGGCTCAGGATGCTGACGCTGTGGCGAAAGTGGTGGCCGAGGCCATCGCCAAGGGCAGCGAGCTGCGCCTGAACGACGAGAAGGGCCGCCAAATCATCATCCCGGCAAACGTCCTCGGCTACGTCGAAATCGGCGCAGAGGAAGTGCGCCGGGTCGGCTTCGGCGCACTGTAG
- the thiE gene encoding thiamine phosphate synthase, whose protein sequence is MTVHSAHTAARLYLCTDARKDRGDFADFVDAAFAGGVDIIQLRDKSIEAAEELELLEVVHAAARRHGRLWAVNDRADIASIAGAPVFHVGQKDLPLRAARKLLHDSTVIGLSTHSTDQVDAAIGAAHGRSGLDYFCVGPLWATPTKPGRAAVGLDLVRYAAEAVRAANEERVGGLLLPWFAIGGIDRTNLEQVLAAGASRIVVVRAITEASDPAAAAAELLDALDATYPAAVS, encoded by the coding sequence ATGACCGTGCACTCTGCCCACACCGCCGCCCGCCTGTACCTCTGCACCGACGCCCGCAAGGACCGCGGGGACTTTGCGGACTTCGTGGACGCGGCGTTCGCCGGCGGCGTGGACATCATCCAGCTGCGGGACAAGAGCATCGAGGCGGCCGAGGAACTCGAGCTGCTGGAAGTAGTGCATGCCGCCGCCCGCAGACACGGCCGGCTGTGGGCCGTGAATGACCGCGCCGACATCGCGTCCATCGCCGGTGCACCGGTGTTCCACGTCGGCCAGAAGGACCTGCCGCTCCGCGCCGCCCGGAAGCTGCTGCACGATTCAACGGTGATCGGGCTGTCCACCCACAGCACGGACCAGGTGGATGCAGCCATCGGCGCTGCCCACGGGCGCAGTGGCCTGGACTATTTCTGCGTGGGCCCGCTGTGGGCCACCCCCACCAAGCCCGGGCGCGCCGCCGTCGGGCTCGACCTGGTGCGCTACGCGGCGGAGGCCGTTCGCGCCGCAAACGAGGAACGGGTTGGCGGCCTGCTGCTGCCCTGGTTCGCGATCGGCGGGATCGACCGCACGAACTTGGAGCAGGTCCTGGCGGCCGGAGCCAGCCGCATCGTCGTCGTGCGGGCGATCACCGAGGCGTCAGACCCGGCAGCAGCCGCGGCGGAACTGCTCGATGCCCTCGACGCAACGTACCCGGCCGCCGTCTCGTAA
- a CDS encoding multicopper oxidase domain-containing protein, giving the protein MVDGTLVYHRGYGDRQTAVKDPKPSLFVSPRVFRRNGSVVASRTYPLGAAVPPKGRPAPAARDPANPGQFLVHRARWASFFPDRTLIAVTGSTISIRVTNHLAQDHALQFLHAGAANAHVGTGAIKPGQTKTMTFKAPAEGTYLYCDPGADPADPTADPVQRTLGLFGALLVVNPDSPWRDGAHGPEFERQWLWILHNVDPVWAGIASRQGTVDPDKTPVQPRYFTLNGRSGFQSLAVSTDEALNRTREEDTLMSGSARDVDVRNFSLSAAAGTVRTGQFMRFIDAGVVHHQLHFHGNHLWTVRRNGETFPRARGRVDADGHVVLQQWEDVVEMHPLDRKDRRYIRTIP; this is encoded by the coding sequence ATGGTGGACGGGACGCTCGTCTACCACCGGGGGTACGGCGACCGGCAGACTGCGGTCAAGGACCCCAAGCCCAGCCTTTTCGTGAGCCCCCGGGTGTTCCGGCGCAACGGTTCCGTCGTGGCAAGCCGGACCTATCCACTTGGCGCCGCGGTCCCGCCCAAGGGACGGCCGGCCCCGGCGGCCAGGGATCCGGCCAATCCGGGCCAGTTCCTCGTCCACCGCGCCCGCTGGGCCAGCTTCTTCCCCGACAGGACGCTCATCGCTGTGACCGGGAGCACCATCAGCATTCGGGTGACCAATCATCTGGCCCAGGACCACGCACTCCAGTTCCTGCATGCAGGCGCAGCAAACGCCCACGTCGGCACCGGCGCCATCAAACCGGGCCAGACCAAAACCATGACCTTCAAGGCGCCCGCGGAAGGCACCTACCTGTACTGCGACCCCGGGGCCGACCCGGCCGATCCGACAGCAGACCCGGTCCAGCGGACACTGGGCCTCTTCGGCGCCCTGCTGGTGGTCAATCCGGACTCGCCCTGGCGCGACGGCGCCCACGGGCCCGAATTTGAGCGCCAGTGGCTCTGGATCCTGCACAACGTCGACCCCGTCTGGGCCGGCATCGCCTCCCGGCAGGGCACAGTGGACCCGGACAAGACGCCGGTACAGCCCCGCTACTTTACCCTCAACGGACGCAGCGGCTTCCAGTCCTTGGCAGTTTCCACGGATGAGGCGCTCAACCGGACGCGGGAGGAGGACACGCTGATGTCCGGCTCAGCCCGGGACGTTGATGTCCGCAATTTCAGCCTGAGTGCTGCAGCCGGAACGGTCCGCACCGGCCAGTTCATGCGATTCATCGACGCCGGCGTGGTCCACCACCAGCTCCATTTCCACGGTAATCATCTCTGGACGGTGCGCCGCAACGGCGAGACGTTCCCCCGCGCACGGGGCAGGGTGGACGCCGACGGCCACGTAGTCCTCCAGCAGTGGGAGGACGTTGTCGAAATGCACCCGCTGGACCGGAAGGACCGCCGGTACATAAGGACTATCCCGTGA
- a CDS encoding 4a-hydroxytetrahydrobiopterin dehydratase: MAATDDILTRPQIDEALAGLPDWRYRLGGLVTVYKTPTAAVALELIAAVGRVAEDMDHHPDLDWRYNRVFIRFSSHDVGGEVSTRDVRAAASVSDAASAAGAEAQPGLYRSVDIGIDTADAAEISEVWRVALGYRRGRSGDLVDPYGRGPGLWFQETLTPNDNRLHLDIHRSKAESAPVLEKTAATGALMNSDHAPNWVVVTDAQGNRLCLHTEEGRGPDVATPPE, from the coding sequence GTGGCCGCCACGGACGACATTCTCACCCGACCCCAGATCGACGAAGCGCTCGCCGGGCTGCCCGACTGGCGCTACCGCCTCGGCGGGCTTGTCACTGTCTATAAGACGCCGACGGCGGCGGTCGCGCTCGAGCTGATAGCCGCCGTCGGGCGCGTGGCAGAGGACATGGACCACCATCCGGACCTGGACTGGCGCTATAACCGGGTGTTCATCCGGTTCAGCTCCCACGACGTCGGCGGCGAGGTGTCCACGCGGGACGTCCGCGCTGCCGCCTCCGTCAGCGACGCCGCCTCAGCGGCAGGTGCCGAGGCCCAGCCCGGCCTGTACCGGTCGGTGGACATCGGCATCGACACGGCTGACGCGGCGGAAATTTCCGAGGTCTGGCGCGTAGCTCTCGGCTACCGAAGGGGCCGGTCCGGGGACCTGGTTGACCCCTACGGGCGCGGTCCCGGCCTCTGGTTCCAGGAGACGCTGACGCCGAACGACAACCGCCTCCATCTCGACATCCACCGCTCCAAGGCCGAGTCGGCACCCGTACTGGAGAAGACCGCGGCAACCGGGGCGCTAATGAACAGTGACCACGCACCCAACTGGGTGGTGGTCACTGATGCCCAGGGGAACCGGCTCTGCCTGCACACCGAGGAAGGCCGCGGTCCGGACGTTGCCACCCCGCCGGAGTAG
- a CDS encoding ArsR/SmtB family transcription factor — MQTLTHAPVLARFGYAVSDPTRARVLLALADAPAYPSDLADALAVSRQSMSNHLTCLRGCGLVVAVPDGRRTRYELADARLGHAIRDLIGVVLAVDPACCAPDGTCLA, encoded by the coding sequence ATGCAGACTCTGACACACGCTCCGGTGCTGGCCCGGTTCGGTTACGCGGTCTCTGACCCGACGCGTGCCCGGGTCCTGCTGGCACTGGCCGATGCGCCAGCCTACCCTTCTGACCTTGCTGATGCCCTGGCGGTGTCGCGTCAGAGCATGTCCAACCATTTGACCTGTTTGCGGGGCTGCGGCCTGGTGGTGGCTGTCCCGGACGGCAGGCGGACGCGGTACGAGCTCGCCGACGCCCGGCTGGGTCACGCCATCCGGGATCTGATCGGAGTGGTGCTTGCCGTGGATCCGGCGTGCTGCGCCCCTGACGGGACGTGCCTGGCATGA
- the thiO gene encoding glycine oxidase ThiO encodes MNPETSGDECSAGALEPGALEADVAVIGGGVVGHGIAWEARRSGRSVVLIDEAPGSGASWAAAGMLAPVSELHYQEEGLLELMLESSARWPEFAATLTAGEDAGYLTTPTLAVGADPADRRALMDLRDVQRAYGLNVEPLTIREARSREPLLSPAISCALDIPADHQVDPRKLVRAVAAELACHGQEIAAAEGYAVREHAAGLLWDGARVCGVRLAGGGTVRAAETVVANGLAAAHLQNLPEGLQLPLRPVYGDILRLRVPAHLQPLLTATVRGMVRGVPVYVVPRGDGTVVIGATQREDGVPGTSAGGVYQLLRDAQALLPAVAELELLEATARARPGTPDNAPLLGRVPAGGQGAGTDVAGLIIATGFFRHGVLLTPAAAAICRQLMDGNTDPRWAAFRPGRFSPGLPGPLGSAAVLSPVPG; translated from the coding sequence ATGAACCCTGAAACCAGCGGCGACGAATGCTCCGCGGGAGCCTTGGAGCCCGGCGCACTTGAGGCAGATGTAGCCGTCATTGGCGGCGGCGTGGTTGGCCACGGCATCGCCTGGGAGGCACGGCGCTCCGGCCGGTCGGTGGTGCTCATCGATGAAGCCCCGGGCAGCGGTGCAAGCTGGGCTGCGGCCGGCATGCTCGCCCCGGTCAGCGAACTGCATTACCAGGAGGAAGGGCTCCTGGAACTGATGCTGGAATCCTCCGCCAGATGGCCGGAGTTTGCGGCCACGCTCACAGCCGGCGAGGACGCCGGTTACCTGACGACGCCGACCCTGGCGGTGGGTGCCGATCCGGCCGACCGCCGGGCCCTGATGGACCTGCGGGACGTGCAGCGGGCCTACGGCCTGAACGTTGAACCGCTGACCATCCGGGAGGCACGTTCCCGGGAGCCGCTGCTCAGCCCCGCGATCTCCTGCGCCCTGGACATCCCGGCGGACCACCAGGTGGATCCGCGGAAGCTCGTCCGGGCGGTTGCTGCCGAGCTGGCCTGCCATGGCCAGGAGATCGCGGCAGCGGAGGGATACGCGGTGCGGGAGCACGCCGCCGGCCTGCTCTGGGACGGCGCGCGGGTCTGCGGGGTCCGGCTGGCCGGCGGGGGAACCGTCAGGGCGGCCGAGACGGTGGTGGCCAACGGCCTGGCCGCGGCGCACCTGCAGAACCTCCCGGAAGGCCTGCAGCTGCCGCTGCGCCCGGTTTACGGAGACATCCTCAGGCTCAGAGTCCCCGCACACCTGCAGCCCCTGCTCACCGCAACGGTGCGGGGCATGGTGCGGGGAGTGCCGGTGTACGTGGTGCCCCGCGGGGACGGCACGGTGGTGATCGGCGCCACCCAGCGTGAGGACGGTGTGCCGGGCACCAGCGCCGGGGGTGTCTACCAACTGCTGCGCGACGCCCAGGCACTGCTGCCGGCAGTCGCCGAACTCGAGCTGCTCGAAGCCACCGCCCGGGCACGGCCCGGCACGCCGGACAACGCCCCGCTGCTGGGCCGGGTGCCGGCCGGCGGGCAAGGTGCGGGCACGGACGTGGCGGGCCTCATCATCGCCACCGGCTTCTTCCGCCACGGCGTCCTGCTGACCCCGGCCGCCGCGGCGATCTGCCGCCAGCTCATGGACGGCAACACCGATCCGCGCTGGGCCGCCTTCCGGCCGGGCCGGTTTTCACCAGGGCTTCCGGGCCCACTGGGATCTGCCGCTGTTCTCAGCCCCGTCCCCGGCTAA
- the thiS gene encoding sulfur carrier protein ThiS encodes MNITLNGVEQEVSEGASVTSLVSQVTGRQLAASGQAADGQRLGVAVARNSAVVPRSQWYATALADGDEIELVTAVQGG; translated from the coding sequence ATGAACATCACACTGAACGGCGTTGAACAGGAAGTAAGCGAGGGCGCCTCCGTCACCTCACTCGTCAGCCAGGTCACGGGGCGCCAACTGGCCGCCAGCGGGCAGGCCGCCGACGGCCAGCGGCTGGGTGTGGCGGTGGCCCGCAACTCGGCCGTCGTGCCGCGCAGCCAGTGGTACGCCACCGCCCTCGCCGACGGCGACGAGATCGAACTTGTCACGGCAGTCCAGGGAGGATGA
- a CDS encoding ferritin-like fold-containing protein, with the protein MGTSSADTARYDRFVADLFGVMAYGELSAFERLSSDARYSPTLHDRAVLGRIAVIEFQHYELVSAKLAGMGVDVEHAMLPFQSAVDHFHERTRPADWYESLMKAYVVDTVSADFCRAVARFVDAGTRDLIQQIQSSEEATAVLRERLSGALADDPRLASRLALWGRRLLGEAITQAQRVGHDHAFLSELFVESEPGATDATARELVRGITAEVAENHSRRMVQLGLSG; encoded by the coding sequence ATGGGCACTTCCTCGGCTGACACCGCTCGCTACGACCGCTTCGTCGCAGACCTGTTCGGCGTGATGGCATACGGCGAACTGTCCGCGTTCGAACGGCTCTCGTCCGACGCCCGCTACTCACCCACGCTGCACGACCGCGCCGTGCTCGGCAGGATCGCCGTCATCGAATTCCAGCACTACGAACTGGTGAGCGCCAAGCTGGCGGGGATGGGCGTTGACGTCGAACATGCGATGCTGCCATTCCAGTCCGCCGTGGACCACTTTCACGAGCGGACCCGCCCGGCGGACTGGTACGAATCCCTGATGAAGGCCTACGTGGTGGACACGGTCTCCGCCGATTTCTGCCGGGCCGTGGCCCGGTTTGTGGATGCCGGAACCCGTGACCTCATCCAGCAGATCCAGTCGTCGGAAGAGGCCACGGCCGTGCTTCGGGAACGGCTCAGTGGGGCGCTGGCGGACGACCCCCGGCTCGCGTCCAGGCTGGCGCTGTGGGGCCGCCGCCTCCTCGGCGAAGCGATCACGCAGGCCCAGCGCGTGGGCCACGACCACGCCTTCCTGAGCGAGCTGTTCGTCGAGTCGGAGCCCGGTGCCACGGACGCCACCGCACGCGAGCTGGTGCGGGGCATCACCGCCGAAGTCGCGGAGAACCATTCCCGGCGGATGGTCCAGCTGGGCCTGAGCGGGTAG